Part of the Pseudarthrobacter sp. NBSH8 genome is shown below.
GATCCGCGGCAGGCCCCGCTGGTTGGCCCAACGGCCGTTTCCGTCCATCACAATAGCCACATGGCGGGGGACGAATTCGGCGGGGATCGCCGGGGCAACCGCGCCTGAAGGGTGCGGATACGGTGCCACCACAGGGGTGGTCCGTTGCCGCGAAGGACTTTTCTTTTTTCCCAGGGCCACTGTCAGCCACGCTCCACATGTTTGAGGGATTTCAGGACACGCTCAAGGTGCCATTGCAGGTATACGGCCACCAGCCCCGCAGCCTCCCGGCGGTGCGGCACCTGCGAACCGTCCGTCGTCGTCCAGTCCCCCGTCAGCAAGGCACCCAGCAGTACGACGGTCTCTGCCGCCGGCGCAGGCGAACCCGGTGGCCTGCAGTCGGCGCAGACCATGCCGCCGAGCGGAGCTGAAAACGCCGTATGGGGGCCGGGCCGGCCGCAGCGGGCGCAGTTAGTGAAACTCGGCGCCCAGCCGCCGGTGGCAAGAGCGCGCAGGAGATAGGAATCGAGGATCAGTCCGGGCGCATGTTCGGCCCGGCTCAGCGATGCCAGCGCACCCACCAGCAGGTTGTACTGGGCGGTGCCGGCTTCGCCGTCGACATCCGTCAGTTTCTCCGCAGTTTCGGTCATGGCAGCGGCAACGGTGTAGCGGCCATAGTCTGCGGCGATGTTGCTGCCGTAGGCGCCCTTGGCAACCGCCTGGGTGACGATGTCCAGTGTCTTTCCGGAGACCAGTTGCAGGTCTGCAACCATGAAGGGCTCCAGCCGCGCCCCAAACTTGCTGCTGGTCCGCCGTACTCCCTTGGCGACGGCGCGGATTTGACCGTGGTGCTTGGTCAGCAGGGTGATGATGCGGTCGGCCTCGCCCAGCTTGTGGGTACGAAGCACCACGGCGTCATCCCGGTAAGACCGGGCAGCAAAGGATTGTTGGACCACGGTTAATCTTCGCACTGAGTTCCGGAAAGCCGGCGATGCCGGCGCGTTGCGCGCCGGTATTCCCGGCGCGCAACGCATTCCGAATCAGGCGCGGGAATCCCGGATGGCCCGGTTGACTGCGGAAATGACGGCCTTGAGCGAGGACATGCTGGTGTTGGCATCAATGCCGACACCCCACAGGACCCGCTCCCCCACGGCGCACTCGACGTAGGCTGCGGCCATGGCGCTGCCGCCTTCCGAAAGGGCATGCTCGCTGTAGTCCAGCACCCGGACATCCACGCCGTCCTCGCGCAGGATGCTCAACAGCGCCGCAATGGGCCCGTTTCCGGTGCCCGTCCGTCGGGCCTGGACACCGTCAACAGTGAGCGAGGCGTGCAGGGTCATCCCGCCGTCGTCATCGGTTTCGGTGCTGACGGAACCGAGCGAGTAGCGGCCCCACTGGCCGTCCGTTTCGCTGGAGGGCAGGTACTCGTCCTGGAAATGCTGCCATAACTGGGCGCCGCTGACTTCGCCGCCCACGGTATCGGTCTTCTTCTGGATGACGCCCGAAAATTCCATCTGGGCGCGGCGCGGCAGGTCCAGGCTGTGTTCGTTCTTGAGCAGGTAGGCCACGCCACCCTTGCCGGACTGCGAGTTGACCCGGATGACGGCCTCGTAGCTGCGGCCCAGGTCCTTGGGGTCAACGGGCAGGTACGGGACTTGCCAGGTGAAGTCCGCGACGTCCTTGCCGGCGGCTGCGGCGTCCTTCTCCAGCGCCTCGAAGCCCTTCTTGATGGCGTCCTGGTGCGAGCCTGAGAATGCGGTAAACACGAGGTCGCCGCCGTAGGGGGAACGCTCTGCGACGGGGAGCTGGTTGCAGTACTCCACCGTGCGCCGGATCTCGTCGATGTCGGAGAAGTCGATCATGGGATCGATACCCTGCACGAACATGTTCAGGCCCAGGGTGACGAGGTCCACGTTGCCGGTCCGCTCGCCGTTGCCGAACAGGCAGCCCTCGATCCGATCCGCGCCGGCCAGGTACCCCAGCTCGGCGGCGGCCACGCCGGTGCCCCGGTCATTGTGCGGGTGCAGGGACAGGATGATGCCTTCGCGCGGGTGCAGGTTCCGGCTCATCCATTCGATGGAATCGGCGTAAACGTTCGGAGTGGCCATTTCCACCGTGGCGGGCAGGTTGATGATGACCTGGCTGTCGGCGGATGCTTCGAAGACGTCGGCGATGGCGTTGCAGACCCGGACGGCGTAGTCCAGTTCGGTTCCGGTGAACGACTCCGGCGAGTATTCATAGGTGATGTGCGTGTCCACGAGGGTTTCCTCGTACTTCTTGCACAGCCGGGCGCCCTGGAGCGCGATGTCCAGAATGCCGTCCTGATCCTGGTTGAACACCACTCGGCGCTGCAGGACGGACGTTGAGTTGTACAGGTGGACGATGGCCTGCTTCGCGCCAACCAAGGACTCATAGGTCCGTTCGATCAGGTGCTCGCGTGCCTGGGTGAGGACCTGGATGGTGACGTCGTCCGGGATGTGGTTTCCGACGATGAGCTGACGGACAAAGTCGAAATCGGTCTGCGAAGCAGACGGGAAGCCGACTTCAATTTCCTTGTAGCCCATGCGGACCAGCAGATCGAACATCTTCATCTTGCGGGCGGGGCTCATCGGGTCGATCAGCGCCTGGTTGCCGTCACGCAGGTCCACGGCGCACCAGCGCGGGGCCTTCTTGATGACCTTGTCCGGCCACGTGCGGTCAGGCAGTTCAACGGTGATCAGATCCTGGAACGGCGCGTAGCGGTGGACGGGCATTCCGGAGGGCTTCTGTGCGTTTCGCATTACTATCGGGGCCTTTTCTGTGGTTCAAATCTGAAAGGGTGGCCGGGCAACACAAACTCCGCGACGAGGATGGGCCTTGCGCTAGATCGCGTCTGAGGCCTCGCCGCGGCAGCTAAGAAGGAGCAGTTCTGCGCGCACCATTTCACAGTAACACGGGTGCGTAAGATGAAGGAGCAACACCTCCAGCACCGTCCACAATGCAGACGCCGCGCCGGTGCAACCGACGGCCGCGGCTCGTCACACGAAGGAGCTCTTGTGCCCATCTCGGGGATCGATCTGTCCAACATTGACCACACCGTCAGGCCGCAGGACGACCTGTACCAGCACGTGAACGGGTCCTGGCTCAAGGCCACGGAAATTCCGGATGACCGGCCCCTCGAGGGAACATTCACCGCACTGCGCGACGGAGCGGAAATCGCGGTCCGGGACATCATCGAGGAAGCAGCCGCCAAAGGCGAGGCCGCCAGCGGGATTGAACGGAAGGTCGGCGAGCTCTACAACAGCTTTATGGATGAAGCCACCGTGGAGGCCAAGGGAATGGAGCCGATCCGCGGTCGCCTTGCCGACGTGTTCGCCACCACCACCGTTGCCGACCTTGTAGCCCTGGCCGGGCGCCTGTTCCGGTCAGACGTTTCCGGGCTCTTCTACATTTACCCGGCTCCGGACGCGGGCAACCCGGACCGCATCCTGCTCTATACCGGCCAGGGCGGCCTCGGACTGCCGGACGAGTCCTACTACCGGGAAGAAAAGTTCGCCCCGATGGTCAAGGCCTATGGCGAGCATGTCCGGACCATGTTCACCCTGGCAGGGGTGGCCGATCCGGAGACGGCGGCCGCGCGCGTCGTTGCGCTCGAAACCAAACTTGCTTCCCATCACTGGGACAACGTCACCCTGCGCGACCCGCAGAAGACCTACAACCTTAAATCCGCCGAGGAAGCAGCCACGCTGTTCCCGCTGCTAAATACCTGGTTCGAAGCTGCCGGGATCGACCCCGACAAAAGCAGCGAAATCGTCGTGAGCACTCCGGACTTCTTCAGCGGGGCCGCTGGCCTGCTGGAGTCCGAACCGCTCCCTGTGTGGCAGGAGTGGCTCGCCCTGCGCGTCGTCAACGGCGCGGCGCCCTATCTGTCCGCCGAGTTCGTTGATGCCAACTTCTCCTTCTACGGAACAACCATCAGCGGCACCCCCCGGAACAAGGACCGCTGGAAGCGGGCCGTCGCCGTCGTGGAAGCGGCGCTCGGTGAGGCCGTCGGGCAGATTTACGTCTCGAAGCACTTCCCCGAATCTCACAAAGCCCGCATGCAGACCTTGGTGTCCAACCTGATCGAGGCCTACCGGCAGTCCATCACCGGCCTTGCGTGGATGGGTGCGGAAACCAAGGCTGAGGCGCTGCGGAAACTGGAGGCCTTCCGCGCCAAGATCGGCTACCCCGACAAGTGGATCGATTACTCCGCTGTGGAGATCGACCCCGCGGACCTTCTGGGCAACGTCGAGCGGGCCCACAACGCCGACGTCAACCGCCACTTGGATGAGGTGGGCAAACCGGTGGACCTCAACAAGTGGCTTATGACACCGCAGACGGTGAACGCGTACTACCACCCGATGCTCAACGAGATCGTGTTCCCGGCGGCCATCCTGCAGCCACCGTTCTTCACGGCCGACGCCGATGACGCCGTCAACTACGGCGGCATCGGAGCGGTGATCGGCCACGAGATTGGCCACGGTTTTGATGACCAGGGGTCGCAGTTCGACGGCGGCGGCGCGCTGCGGAACTGGTGGACCGAGGATGACAGGACGGCCTTTGAGGAGCTCACGGCGAAGCTCGTGGCACAGTTCGACGCGTTGTCGCCGTATGCCGCGCCAGGGCACAACGTCAACGGCAAGCTGACGCTCGGGGAAAACATCGGCGACCTCGGTGGCCTGACCATCGCCTACAAGGCTTATCTCCTCAGCCTCGATGGCAGGGAACCCGAGGTGCTGGACGGACTGACGGGGCAGCAGCGGTTCTTCGCGTCCTGGGCGGCCGGCTGGCGGCAGGTGATCCGGTCTGAAGAGGCCATCAGGAGGCTCGCCACGGATCCCCACTCCCCCAACGAGTTCAGGACCAACGCCATTGCCAAGAACCTCGACGCCTTCCACGAGGCCTTTGGCGTGACCGGGCAGGACGGCATGTGGATGCCTCAGGAAGCCCGCGTCAGCATCTGGTAATCATCCCGGCAGAGACACCGGGAGGCGGGGCCTCCTGGCCCCGCCTCCGGTGTCTACTGGGTTCTGCCGTCAGTCCTGGACGATCAGCACCGGGTTGGCCTGCTGGCACACAGTATCGCCGGCCGTCTGGTTGACGATGTCCTCGGGCAGGGCGGCGCCCGCGCTGGCGCCGTAGGTTGCCCCGGCAGTGAAGTCAGTTCCAAGGTAGACCTGGACTCCGGCGACGCGGGGTGCCAGCTGGACCTGGGCGGCCGGGATCCCGAGCAGCGCAGCCACATCGGCTGCGACGTCGGCGAATTCAGTACCATAGTAGACAACGCTCTGCGCGACAGGTGCGGCTTGTAGCGGCCCGGATTGGGTGAAACCGCCGGTGATCAAGGCCTGCACGATTTCCTGGGCGCGCCCCGGGATGCCGCTGCCGTTGGCCACGGTGACTGGCTGCAGCGCCTTGTCATACGTGGGCACAGCCGGGGCTGTTTCTGTGGGCAGGGCTGTCGTTTCTGTCGGCGCCGGGGTAGGAGTGGTGGGCGCAGTTGGATCCGTGAGGTCCACGTCCTCGCGGAGTGCCGCAAACAGCTGTGACCCTGCGGGCTCCGCAATCTGCAGGCGGTTGATATCCGTGGCCGCCGGCGTGTTGGGCACGGCCACAAACGCCACCTTGCTGATGTCGATGTCCTTCAGCCGGCTACCTATACTCACGAGCGACGGCACGGAGGCCAGCCCCTCATCCACGGTGAGGTTCTTGGTCACAACATCGGCGATGTTCAGCATTTTAGAGGGGTCGGACAGTGTGCCGTCGTCCTTGATCTTGCGCGTAAGGGAGGACAGGAATCCCTGCTGTGCCCTGATCCGGCCGAGATCGCCGCCATCGGCGAAGGCGTGCCTGGTCCGCAGGAAGGCAAGGGCCATTTCACCCTTGACCGAGGATGTGCCCTTCGGCAGGCGCAGCCGGGAGTCCGGATCGTAGACGGCGTCACTGATGCACACGTCAACGCCGCCCACCGTGTTGGAGAGTTCCTTCACAGCGGTAAAGTCCGCCATCATGAAGTGATCGATCTCCAGGCCAGTCAGTTTGTTGACCGTGTCTACGGCGCAGCCGATGCCGGCTTCATTCATGGCCTCGTTGATCATGGCACCGCTGCGGGCAGGATACGTCCGTTTGGTCTTCTGGTCGGTGCACTCCGGAATATCGACCAGCAGGTCCCGGGGGAAGCTGATGACGCTGACGCGCTTATTGTCCGCCGATACGTCCATCAGCATCATGACGTCGGACTTGCCGTAACCGGTTGAGGCGTCCGCAGAGCCGTACTCCGCGTTTGCGCCGTCCCTGGTATCCGAGCCCAGGATCAGAATCTGCATCCGCTCCGATTTGTCGGCCCCGGGGTTCGCGGTGCCGCCGGCGTTCAGCGGCGCAGTCGTGATGTTGGATTGAAGCCGAAAATACCAATACCCGGCAAAACCAAGACCGCCGACCACCAGGACGGTCACCACTGCGGTAGTCACCTTCAGCCACGCCCGCATCCGGCTGCGGGAGCCGAGATGCCGGGCGACGCCGACGGCGGTGGCATCAGCGTGGCGGGAGACCGGACCGGTCCCGGCTGACGCGTCAGCTCCGTACTCGCGATTGTCGCGGCCTCGCCCCATGTGTGGTGTACCTTCCTTGAAAAAATTGAATCCGGCCTATTTTAGTTGCCCAGTCTGGGAACTTCCCGACGACCGGCAGGGGCATGGTGTAAGGGCCGCGTCAGAAGCCCAGCTTGACCAGCTGCTTCGGGTCACGCTGCCAGTCCTTTGCCACCTTCACATGCAGGTCAAGGTAGATTCGGGCGCCGAGCAGCGCCTCGATCCCCTTGCGGGCGGTGGTACCGACTTCGCGGAGCCGTGCGCCGCCTTTGCCGATGATGATGGCCTTCTGCGACGGACGCTCCACATAAAGGTTGACCCGGACGTCGAGGAAGGGCCTGTCCTCGGGCCGGCCTTCACGCGGAACAATCTCATCAACGACGACCGCCAGTGAGTGCGGCAGTTCGTCCCGTACGCCCTCGAGGGCCGCTTCCCGGATGAGTTCCGCGATCATCACAGCTTCCGGTTCGTCCGTCAGGTGGCCATCCGGATACAGGGGCGGCGATGCTGGCATGTGGCTGATCAGGACGTCTGCGAGGGTGTCGACCTGGAACCCGTCGGTGGCGGAAACGGGCACGATGTCTTTCCAGCCGTCCTCGCCGATGACATCCCGGCCCAATGCAGCGACGGCGAGCAACTGCTCCGTGAGCGCCTGCCGGTCCACGGTGTCCGCCTTGGTGACGACCGCGATGACCGGCTTGTTGCCGATGGCGGCGAGCTGTGCGGCGATGTACTTGTCGCCCGGGCCGATCTTCTCGTTGGCGGGAAGGCAGAAGCCGATCGCGTCCACCTCGGCGAGGGTGTCGGCGACGAGTTCGTTCAACCGTTTTCCCAGCAGGGTTCGGGGGCGGTGCAGGCCAGGCGTATCAACCAGGATCAACTGGGCGTCATCGCGGTGCACGATCCCTCGGATGGTGTGCCGCGTGGTCTGCGGCTTGGCGGAAGTGATCGCCACCTTCTGGCCCACCAGGGCGTTCGTCAGGGTTGATTTGCCCGCGTTCGGCCGCCCCACGAGGACCGCAAAGCCCGCCCTGTATCCGCCGAACTCTGTTGCGGCTGAATCCGGGCTTGCCGGACGACTATTTTTCTTGCTCACGTGGAACTCCCTGCTGGGTTGCTTCCGCCTCGTCGAGGACGTCTTCAAGGTCAGTGTCTGTCTTTGGTGCTGCTGCGGCAATGATGTGGCTGACGCGGTTGCGGCGGCCCTCGAGCCGTTCGGCGAGCAGTGAGATGCCATCCACCTCCACGCGGCTGCCCACAATGGGAACGCGGCCCAGGGCCTTGGCCAGCAGCCCGCCCACGGTGTCAACTTCGTCGTCGTCGAGCTCTATGTCGAACAGTTCTCCGAGGTCATCGATGCTCATCCGGGCGCTCACGCGGTACGAACCACTGCCCAGGGCCACGGCCTCGGCGCTTTCCGTGTCATATTCGTCCACGATTTCGCCGACGATTTCCTCGATGAGGTCTTCGAGGGTGACAAGGCCGGCCGTGCCACCGTATTCGTCGATCACGATGGCCACGTGGGTTGACTCCTTCTGCAGCTCCCGGAGGAGGTCGCTCACCGGCTTGGACTCCGGGACGTACCGCACCCCGCGGGCCAAGGCTTCGACCGGGGGCGGCTCGTCGTCGGGCCCCAGCTCATGAAGCGTCGCCGCAACGTCCTTGAGGTAGACAATTCCGAGAATCTGGTCCGTATTGTCTCGGATCACGGGGATCCGAGAGTAGCCCGACCGCAGGAACATCGACATGGCCCGCCTGAGGCTGGAACCGGCGTCGATGCTGAGGATATCGGTCCTGGGCACCATTACGGCGCGCACCAGGGTATCGCCGAAGTCAAAGACTGATTGGATCATTTCCGCTTCGGTGTCTTCGATCATGTCCGATTCAGAGGCCCGGTCCACGAGTTCGCGGAATTCCTGTTCGCTGAAGAACGCGTCATCACCGGCAGGGGCGCCGGGAGCGGCGGCACTGCCCAGCGCCACGAGCCACCCGGGAATGGGACCGAGGACCCAGGTCAGGAACCTGATCAGCGATGCCGTATACCGGACCACCGCGGCCGAATGGAGCCTGCCGATCTGCCGCGGGGAAACTCCCACGATGACGAAGCCGAGCAAGGCCATGATCCCGGTTGCGGCAAGCCCGGCCAGCCAGACGTTGTCCAGCAGGCTGTGGAGCAGCACAGCCACCGCCACGGCTGAAGCCATCTCGAACCAGACCCGCCAGAACCTCAACGCCCGGATGTGGGCCACCGGCTGGGCCAGGATGCGCTGCATGGCGTTTCCGCGGCTTTTCAGCAGCGCGTCTTCGGCGTCATGCCGGGAAAGAAACGTGAACGCGGCCTCGGCTGCGGTCAGGAGTGCTGCGGTGCTGAGGAAGGCCAGGGCCATGCCGACAAGGAGCAGGGGCGTCACTGCGTGGTCTCGGCGGGTGCTTCTTTGCCGGTGAAGCCGGAAAGCAGCTGGCGCTGGAGGCCGAACATCTCTTCCTTTTCCTCGGGCTCTGCGTGGTCATAGCCGAGCAGGTGGAGGATCCCGTGGGTGGTCAGCAGCATCATCTCATCCTGCAGGGAATGCCCGGCGTTGGCTGCCTGCACCTGCGCCACCTGGGGGCACACGGCAATGTCACCCAGCATCCCTTGTGGAGTGGGCCGGTCCGGCGTACCGGGGGTCAGTTCGTCCATGGGAACCGAGAGCACGTCTGTGGATCCGGGCTCGTCCATCAGTTCGATGTGGAGCTTTTCCATGGCTGGTTCATCCACCAGGAGAATGGAGAGTTCAGCCTGCGGGTGGATAAACAACTGCTCGAAAACGTACCGGGACAGTGCCACGAGCTCGGCTTCGTCAACCTGGATGCCGGATTCGTTGTTAACCTCAATGCTCACGCGTTTTCCCCCCGCTTTTCCCGGCTCACCGAGTGTTTTACTTTGCTCCGCTGGACGTCATCCCAGAGACTGTAGGCACGCACGATGTCACCCACAAGACGGTGGCGGACCACGTCAGTGGAGTCCAGGACGGTGAAGTTCACGTCCTCGATTCCCTGCAGGATCTCCTCTACGATCCGCAGGCCCGACCGGGTGCCAAAGGGAAGGTCCACCTGGGTGACGTCGCCGGTGACCACCATTTTGGACCCGAAGCCCAAGCGCGTCAGAAACATCTTCATCTGTTCCGGTGTGGTGTTCTGCGCTTCGTCCAGAATGATGAAGGCGTCATTGAGCGTGCGCCCCCGCATGTAGGCCAGCGGCGCCACTTCGATGGTTCCCGCCGCCATCAGCCGCGGGATGGACTCAGGGTCCATCATGTCGTGCAGTGCGTCGTACAGCGGGCGCAGGTAGGGATCGATCTTGTCGCTCAGGGTGCCCGGCAGGAATCCCAGCCGTTCGCCGGCCTCGACTGCGGGCCTGGTCAGGATAATGCGGCTGACTTCCTTCTGCTGGAGGGCCTGAACAGCCTTGGCCATCGCGAGGTACGTCTTACCCGTGCCTGCAGGGCCAATCCCGAAAATCACTGTGTTCGCGTCAATTGCGTCCACGTAGTTCTTCTGGTTCAGGGTTTTGGGCCGGATGGTCTTCCCCCGGCTGGAGAGGATGTCATGAGTGAGGACATCCACAGGGTTCTGCAATGACTGGCTGCGGAGCAGCGCAACGAGCTGGTGCAGCACCGCGGGGCTGATGACGGTGCCGCGGGCCACGAGGCCGCGCACTTCATGCAGGAGCCGCATAATGCGCGGAACTTCGTTGGCAGGGCCGCTGATGGACAGCTCGTTTCCACGGACGTGGAAGTTCACCGACGGGAACTGCTCTTCGATGTAACGCAAGGCCTCGTCATGGCTGCCGAGCGATTGGACCATCTGGTCGGAGTTGTCAAAGAGAACCACCTCCGTCCGGACACCAGGAAGTGAATGGGGGAATTCTGCGGCGGCGCGGTCAGTATTGAGCCGGCGCTTTCCGTTCGCTGATTCAGTCATGGTGCTGGCCCGCGGGCCTGTGGTCTCCTCCAGTTCGAAACTTAAAGTGCCGCCGGCTGCTGTGTGGACGGGGCTGTTGCCGAGCACGCAGGAGCCAGCGGAGTCCTACCATCTTACGCCAGGAGGCACCTCCCGGCAGCGCCCGGCGGTCGCCGGGAAAGGTACCCGTCACCAGCGTGCTGCGGGACGGTTGCCGTCATTAGGTATCAACTTCATATCAGGCGCATATCGTTCCCGTTGCAGTTGCACCGGCAGCCGGGATCTGGTCCTTTTGGCAGAACCGGTTATGCCATGCTGGAAATCACAGCCGTCCGGGGACCGGCTCACGGGGCCAAGGCCTCACCATTTCACAGCCGGGAAAGGACAGGCCACGAGAGTGCCGCAAACAGCGACCCCCCTTACTGCCAGACGCGCCGAGCCGCGCTTCCGTCCGCAACGCCTCCTGGGTCTACTGCCAGCATTCCTCCTTCTCACCGGTTGCATCGCGGACCCCAACCCCGGGCCCAACCCGACGGCAAACTCCAGCCAGGCTGCCACCGGCTCACCCGGGGGCCCCTCCACCAGCGCGCCCTTGGAAACCACACAGTCTTCCAACAAGGCACCCGTCTACTGGATTGGCCGAAGCAACAACAACGTGTTCCTGTACCGGGAGTTCCGGGACGTGCCGGAGCAGGAGAATCCTGTGACACGTGCCCTCCGGGCCATGATGTCGGAGAAGCCGCTGGACCCGGATTTCTTCACGCCCTGGCAGAATCCGGAGAAACTTGCCTCGTCCATCTCCGGCAAGAACGTCATCACGGTCGACATCTCCGAAGATGCCTTTAACAGCAATCTCGACGCCGACATGGCTGGCCGCGCCATCCAGCAGCTGGTCTTTACCGCTACGGCGGCGGCTGCGAGTTCCGGCCTGATCGATTCCGGCCAGCAGATCCAGGTCAGGATCCTGGTGGATAGCCACACCGACTACGTTGCCTTCAACCACATCCAGCTTGGCGACCCAATGTCCCGGGCTGCCGGAATGGTGGCGCCTGTCTGGATCATCGATCCGCAGGAAGGGACGGACCTGGCAGGCGGAAGCGTCAAGATCACCGGCCGCAGCACGGTTCCTGGCGGCAAGCTCCGCTGGCAGATCCTGCGGGCCGAAGCGAACGGGAACAAGGCGCCCTACCTCACCGGGGAGACCACTGCAGCGGCCGAAGCGGCCCAGGCCGGAGTGTTCACGCTTGCGCTGAGCCTGTCCGCCGGGAACTATGAGCTCCGTGTTTCGCAGGTGGAGACAGCCGGCAGCAGCCAGGAGCTGAATGTGGATACGCGGAACTTCAAAATCCGGTAGCAGGCCGCGTCAGGACACTGGCGCTGTCCAGCGTCCCAGTACATCGCTCGCCAGGACAACAGCTGCCGGTCCGGCCGTGGATGACCTGAGGACGTGCTGGCCCAAGAGGGCCGTCACGGCCCCGGCGTCGCAAAGCCGGGTGACTTCGCGGGGACTGATTCCGCCTTCCGGGCCAACGATGAGCAGAATTTCCAGGGGTCCGGTGTCAGCCTGGGCGCCCTGCCATAATTCCAGGACGGACCGGAGCGGCCGAACCGCGTCTTCGTGCAGGATTACGGCCAGATCCGCTGCCGCCACTGCCGCCGCAAGGCCTGGCGTTTCGACGGCGGCGCGCACCTCGGGGATCCAGGCGCGGCGTGCCTGCTTGGCGGCGGCAGTGACCACGGACTGCCATTTTGCGTGGGCCTTGGCCGCGCGCTCACCCTTCCAGCGGACGATTGAGCGCTCGGCCTGCCAGGGAATTACGGCATCAATCCCGAGTTCGGTTGCCGTTTCCACGGCCAGTTCGTCGCGGTCCCCCTTGGCGAGGGCCTGCACCAGCACCAGCCGGATGTCGGGCCGGTCCTCCACGGCGACGGCGGAGCATTCCACGGTAAGCTCTGCCGGCGACGCCGAGACAACAGTTCCCGTCAGCCGTTTTCCGGCGCCGTCGGCAATGTCCACGGCCTCTCCAGGAGATAGCCGTTTCACGGTCACGGCGTGGCGTGCCTCCGGCCCTTGAAGGATAAATCGGGCACCTGGCACCAGCTCGTCGAGCGCCCCGGCACTGCTGAAGAAAACGGGATTGCTCACCGCTACAGGTTACCGAACCGGTCCCGCAGCTTGGCAAAGACGCCGCCGCTGGCTGCCAGTTTGCCTTCCGTGAACTGCTCGCCCCGAAGCTTCGCCAGCTGCCGCAGGAGGTCCTCCTGCGCCGCATCCAGCTTGGCTGGCGTCTCAACCTGCAGATGGACCATCAGATCCCCGCGGCCGTAACCGCGCAGGTGCGTCACGCCGAGTCCGCGGAGCGTGATGATCTCCCCTGACTGCGTGCCCGCCTTGACGTCGATCTCCTGCAGTCCGTCAAAGGTTTCCAGTGACAGCTCGGTGCCCAGGGCGGCGGCTGTCATCGGAATGTGAAGTGTCGCGTGCAGGTCGTCGCCGTCGCGGGCGTAGGTGGCGTCGTTGTTGACCCGCAGTTCCACATAGAGGTCCCCGGATGGTCCTCCGGCCGGGCCCGCTTCGCCTTGCCCGGAAAGCTGGATCCGCGTGCCCGTGGCAACACCGGCGGGCACCTTGATGGTGAGGGACCGCCGGCTGCGAATGCGGCCCTGTCCGCTGCATTCGTTGCAAGGGTCCTTGATGACCGTCCCGAAACCATCGCAGCTGCCGCACGGGGCCGCCGTCATGACCTGGCCCAGGATGGAGCGCACGGCACGCTGAACCTGGCCGCTGCCGCCGCAGATATCGCAGCGGACAGGGTGGCTGCCTTCGCGGCAGCATGACCCGTTGCAGGTGGGGCAGGTGACCGCGGTGTCCACTTCGAGTTTCCGG
Proteins encoded:
- the recO gene encoding DNA repair protein RecO — encoded protein: MVQQSFAARSYRDDAVVLRTHKLGEADRIITLLTKHHGQIRAVAKGVRRTSSKFGARLEPFMVADLQLVSGKTLDIVTQAVAKGAYGSNIAADYGRYTVAAAMTETAEKLTDVDGEAGTAQYNLLVGALASLSRAEHAPGLILDSYLLRALATGGWAPSFTNCARCGRPGPHTAFSAPLGGMVCADCRPPGSPAPAAETVVLLGALLTGDWTTTDGSQVPHRREAAGLVAVYLQWHLERVLKSLKHVERG
- the leuA gene encoding 2-isopropylmalate synthase — encoded protein: MRNAQKPSGMPVHRYAPFQDLITVELPDRTWPDKVIKKAPRWCAVDLRDGNQALIDPMSPARKMKMFDLLVRMGYKEIEVGFPSASQTDFDFVRQLIVGNHIPDDVTIQVLTQAREHLIERTYESLVGAKQAIVHLYNSTSVLQRRVVFNQDQDGILDIALQGARLCKKYEETLVDTHITYEYSPESFTGTELDYAVRVCNAIADVFEASADSQVIINLPATVEMATPNVYADSIEWMSRNLHPREGIILSLHPHNDRGTGVAAAELGYLAGADRIEGCLFGNGERTGNVDLVTLGLNMFVQGIDPMIDFSDIDEIRRTVEYCNQLPVAERSPYGGDLVFTAFSGSHQDAIKKGFEALEKDAAAAGKDVADFTWQVPYLPVDPKDLGRSYEAVIRVNSQSGKGGVAYLLKNEHSLDLPRRAQMEFSGVIQKKTDTVGGEVSGAQLWQHFQDEYLPSSETDGQWGRYSLGSVSTETDDDGGMTLHASLTVDGVQARRTGTGNGPIAALLSILREDGVDVRVLDYSEHALSEGGSAMAAAYVECAVGERVLWGVGIDANTSMSSLKAVISAVNRAIRDSRA
- a CDS encoding M13 family metallopeptidase — encoded protein: MPISGIDLSNIDHTVRPQDDLYQHVNGSWLKATEIPDDRPLEGTFTALRDGAEIAVRDIIEEAAAKGEAASGIERKVGELYNSFMDEATVEAKGMEPIRGRLADVFATTTVADLVALAGRLFRSDVSGLFYIYPAPDAGNPDRILLYTGQGGLGLPDESYYREEKFAPMVKAYGEHVRTMFTLAGVADPETAAARVVALETKLASHHWDNVTLRDPQKTYNLKSAEEAATLFPLLNTWFEAAGIDPDKSSEIVVSTPDFFSGAAGLLESEPLPVWQEWLALRVVNGAAPYLSAEFVDANFSFYGTTISGTPRNKDRWKRAVAVVEAALGEAVGQIYVSKHFPESHKARMQTLVSNLIEAYRQSITGLAWMGAETKAEALRKLEAFRAKIGYPDKWIDYSAVEIDPADLLGNVERAHNADVNRHLDEVGKPVDLNKWLMTPQTVNAYYHPMLNEIVFPAAILQPPFFTADADDAVNYGGIGAVIGHEIGHGFDDQGSQFDGGGALRNWWTEDDRTAFEELTAKLVAQFDALSPYAAPGHNVNGKLTLGENIGDLGGLTIAYKAYLLSLDGREPEVLDGLTGQQRFFASWAAGWRQVIRSEEAIRRLATDPHSPNEFRTNAIAKNLDAFHEAFGVTGQDGMWMPQEARVSIW
- a CDS encoding LCP family protein encodes the protein MGRGRDNREYGADASAGTGPVSRHADATAVGVARHLGSRSRMRAWLKVTTAVVTVLVVGGLGFAGYWYFRLQSNITTAPLNAGGTANPGADKSERMQILILGSDTRDGANAEYGSADASTGYGKSDVMMLMDVSADNKRVSVISFPRDLLVDIPECTDQKTKRTYPARSGAMINEAMNEAGIGCAVDTVNKLTGLEIDHFMMADFTAVKELSNTVGGVDVCISDAVYDPDSRLRLPKGTSSVKGEMALAFLRTRHAFADGGDLGRIRAQQGFLSSLTRKIKDDGTLSDPSKMLNIADVVTKNLTVDEGLASVPSLVSIGSRLKDIDISKVAFVAVPNTPAATDINRLQIAEPAGSQLFAALREDVDLTDPTAPTTPTPAPTETTALPTETAPAVPTYDKALQPVTVANGSGIPGRAQEIVQALITGGFTQSGPLQAAPVAQSVVYYGTEFADVAADVAALLGIPAAQVQLAPRVAGVQVYLGTDFTAGATYGASAGAALPEDIVNQTAGDTVCQQANPVLIVQD
- the era gene encoding GTPase Era; translated protein: MSKKNSRPASPDSAATEFGGYRAGFAVLVGRPNAGKSTLTNALVGQKVAITSAKPQTTRHTIRGIVHRDDAQLILVDTPGLHRPRTLLGKRLNELVADTLAEVDAIGFCLPANEKIGPGDKYIAAQLAAIGNKPVIAVVTKADTVDRQALTEQLLAVAALGRDVIGEDGWKDIVPVSATDGFQVDTLADVLISHMPASPPLYPDGHLTDEPEAVMIAELIREAALEGVRDELPHSLAVVVDEIVPREGRPEDRPFLDVRVNLYVERPSQKAIIIGKGGARLREVGTTARKGIEALLGARIYLDLHVKVAKDWQRDPKQLVKLGF